The Euphorbia lathyris chromosome 2, ddEupLath1.1, whole genome shotgun sequence genome includes a window with the following:
- the LOC136219397 gene encoding chalcone synthase 1, with the protein MVSVEEVRNAQRAQGPATILAIGTATPPNCVDQDTYPDYYFRITNSEHMTDLKLKFKRMCEKSMIKKRYMHLTEEILKENPNICEYMAPSLDARQDIVVVEIPKLGKEAATKAIKEWGQPKSKITHLVFCTTSGVDMPGADYQLTKLLGLRPSVKRLMMYQQGCFAGGTVLRLAKDLAENNKGARVLVVCSEITAVTFRGPNDAHLDSLVGQALFGDGAAAIIIGSDPLPQVEKPLFELVSAAQTILPDSHGAIDGHLREVGLTFHLLKDVPGLISKNIEKSLIEAFQPLGISDWNSIFWIAHPGGPAILDQVEATLRLKEEKLRATRHVLSEYGNMSSACVLFILDDMRKKSTEEGMKSTGEGLDWGVLFGFGPGLTVETIVLHSIAI; encoded by the exons ATGGTGTCCGTAGAGGAAGTGAGGAATGCACAGAGGGCGCAAGGGCCTGCGACGATCTTGGCCATAGGCACGGCTACTCCCCCGAATTGCGTAGATCAAGATACGTATCCAGATTATTATTTTCGCATAACAAACAGCGAACACATGACCGACCTCAAACTGAAATTCAAGCGCATGT GCGAGAAATCCATGATCAAGAAGCGTTACATGCACTTGACCGAAGAAATATTAAAGGAGAATCCTAATATTTGCGAATACATGGCTCCTTCGCTAGATGCGAGACAAGATATAGTGGTGGTTGAAATACCAAAACTAGGCAAGGAAGCTGCCACGAAGGCTATTAAGGAATGGGGTCAACCTAAGTCTAAAATTACTCATTTGGTCTTCTGTACTACCAGTGGAGTCGACATGCCTGGAGCTGATTATCAGCTTACTAAACTTCTCGGTCTTCGTCCTTCAGTCAAGCGGCTCATGATGTACCAACAAGGTTGTTTTGCTGGTGGAACTGTCCTCCGTCTGGCTAAGGATCTTGCTGAAAACAACAAAGGTGCGCGTGTCCTTGTCGTTTGTTCCGAGATAACGGCTGTCACATTCCGCGGTCCTAATGACGCACATCTTGATAGCCTCGTCGGTCAGGCGTTATTTGGTGACGGTGCTGCTGCTATTATAATAGGCTCTGACCCACTGCCACAG GTAGAAAAACCATTGTTTGAACTAGTATCGGCAGCCCAAACAATTCTCCCGGACAGCCACGGGGCAATAGATGGCCATCTCCGAGAAGTTGGATTGACATTTCATCTGTTGAAAGATGTTCCTGGGCTAATCTCAAAGAACATTGAGAAAAGCCTAATTGAAGCATTTCAACCATTAGGGATTTCTGATTGGAATTCAATATTCTGGATTGCTCATCCCGGAGGACCTGCGATTCTCGACCAGGTAGAGGCCACACTCCGCCTTAAGGAAGAGAAGCTTCGGGCCACCCGCCATGTACTCTCGGAGTACGGTAACATGTCTAGTGCTTGTGTGTTGTTTATATTGGATGATATGAGGAAGAAATCAACTGAAGAAGGGATGAAATCCACCGGAGAAGGGCTTGATTGGGGCGTTCTTTTTGGGTTCGGGCCTGGACTTACTGTTGAAACTATTGTCCTTCACAGTATTGCCATTTAG
- the LOC136220944 gene encoding SPX domain-containing membrane protein At4g11810-like, whose product MVAFGKKLKENQIEEWKEYYLNYKLLKKKLNEYKRQIEVGAENQHYVLRDFSGMLDTQIEKIVCFLIQQQGRLASRLLKLGEQHDVLSQQLDGFRISELREAYKVVGRDVLDLLFFVDINATGLRKILKKFDKRFGSRFTDYYVKTRANHPYSQLRQVFKHVGIEAIVGAISRNLADLQAQEGNYISIYDQPAVSNPDSVIDSINAAVNKLSNSTNFLEYT is encoded by the exons ATGGTCGCTTTTGGAAAGAAGTTGAAAGAGAATCAAATTGAAGAATGGAAaga ATACTATCTTAACTATAAGTTactgaagaagaaactgaacgAATATAAACGACAAATTGAAGTCGGAGCTGAAAATCAACACTATGTTCTAAGGGATTTCTCAGGAATGCTAGACACTCAG ATTGAAAAGATTGTCTGCTTTCTAATACAACAACAAGGGCGGCTAGCAAGCAGATTATTAAAACTTGGAGAACAACATGATGTTCTTTCACAACAATTGGATGGATTTAGAATATCTGAATTACGAGAAGCATATAAAGTAGTCGGGCGGGATGTATTGGATCTTCTTTTCTTTGTTGACATAAATGCTACTGGTTTGCGAAAGATTCTGAAGAAGTTTGACAAGCGTTTTGGGTCTAGATTCACCGATTATTATGTCAAAACCCGCGCAAATCATCCTTATTCTCAGCTGCGACAAGTGTTCAAGCATGTG GGTATTGAGGCTATTGTTGGAGCCATATCTCGCAACCTTGCTGATCTTCAAGCCCAAGAAGGAAATTACATTTCAATATATGATCAGCCTGCAGTATCAAACCCG GATTCGGTCATTGATTCGATTAATGCAGCTGTAAACAAGTTATCAAACTCAACAAATTTCCTTGAGTACACTTAA